GAGGGGCTCCTTGTCCTCCTGCAGATCGCGGTTATAGGCCAAAGGCAGGCCCTTCAGGGTCATGAGGAGGCCCATGAGGTGCCCGGCCACCCGGCCGGTTTTGCCCCGGATGAGCTCGGCCACGTCCGGGTTTTTCTTCTGGGGCATGATGGAGGAGCCGGTGGCGTAAGCGTCGGAGAGCTCCACAAAGCCGAACTCGGCGCTGGACCAGAGGATGAGCTCCTCGGCCAGGCGGCTTAGGTGCACCATGATAATGGCGGCGTGGGCCACAAACTCCAGGATGAAGTCCCGGTCGCTCACCGCGTCCATGCTGTTGCGGAACACCTTGGGGAACCCCAGGAGCTCCGCAGTGTAGGCCGGGTCAATGGGGAAAGTGGTGCCCGCCAGGGCCGCGGCTCCGAGAGGCGACACCCGGATGCGGGCCAGGGATTCCTTAAGGCGCGCCTGGTCCCGGCGCCACATCTCGTCGTAGGCCAAGAGGTGATGGGCGAAGAGCACCGGCTGGGCCCGCTGCAGATGGGTGTAGCCCGGCATGATCTCCCCGAAGTGCCGGCGGGCCAGCCGCACCCCGGCCCGGCGCAGTTCGGTGAGGTCATCAAGGAGGCCCTCCACCTCCTCCGCCAGATAGAGGCGCACATCCAGGGCCACCTGGTCGTTTCGGCTCCTGGCGGTGTGGAGCTTGCGCCCCGCCTCGCCGATCTTCTGGATGAGGCGGGTCTCGATGGCCATGTGGATGTCCTCCAGGGCCGGATCGAAGGCGAACTCCCCCGCCTCGATCTCCCGGCGGATCTCCTCCAGGCCCTGAATGATGGCCTCGGCCTCGGCCGCAGTGAGGATGCCCTGCCTGGCCAGCATCCGGGCATGGGCCTGGGAGCCCCGGATGTCCTGGCGATAGAGGCGCCGGTCAACGGAGAGCGAGCAGGTGAACTCCTCCACCTCGG
This DNA window, taken from Desulfobaccales bacterium, encodes the following:
- the argH gene encoding argininosuccinate lyase; translation: MSDKLWGGRFQEKTASEVEEFTCSLSVDRRLYRQDIRGSQAHARMLARQGILTAAEAEAIIQGLEEIRREIEAGEFAFDPALEDIHMAIETRLIQKIGEAGRKLHTARSRNDQVALDVRLYLAEEVEGLLDDLTELRRAGVRLARRHFGEIMPGYTHLQRAQPVLFAHHLLAYDEMWRRDQARLKESLARIRVSPLGAAALAGTTFPIDPAYTAELLGFPKVFRNSMDAVSDRDFILEFVAHAAIIMVHLSRLAEELILWSSAEFGFVELSDAYATGSSIMPQKKNPDVAELIRGKTGRVAGHLMGLLMTLKGLPLAYNRDLQEDKEPLFDTVDTVRASVRLMAGMLESLTLRPERLRQALSGGYLSATDLADYLVTQGVPFRTAHEQVGRLVGYAAFQGKELWELSLEEIQRFASQAGPEVFDWLKVENVVARRTSPGGTAPARVREALRRAEKELGL